From the genome of Chitinivibrionales bacterium:
TCTCGAGTTACTCTGATCGATATGCCCTCCCAAACGGACCGAACAGACCGGTATCTCCTGATCGACAACCCAGAAGACAGCGGCCATCTCATTGGTCGATACAAGCAAATCGCCTCCGGGAGAAGAAACTGCCTCTGCCGGCCCTCCGGTACCTTTCTGCGAAGCGGTAACGGCGGTAGCTCCAACCGGCTGCAATTTCGGCTTTACTGTCGCTTGCCCCTTTGAGGGATTGGCTATTTCAGCACTTCCAAACTCGCCCGAGGTATCCTCTGTCAAAGCCTCTTCAAGCGTTACCCACTTTCCCTTAATCAGCACTCGGCCCTGTTCGACATGATCGGCAACAAGCGTCCTTTTCTGCACAAGGTCCTTATGAAAAACCCATTGCCCCTTTTCATTCAGAACCATGCCTCGAAGGACTTTTTTGTGTATTTCGGCAAGCTTATTCATAACCAGTATTTTCGAGTTTGCATCGTCTTGATTAATTAAATTGAATTTCCAGTCCCGATTATTCCCACTGTAGAGTTATTTTTTCTCTACCATCAACGTGTCGAATCGCTGAGCCATATTCCATCGCATCTCAAGCGTTTCATTCGACAATTTACGTATTGCCTGCGAGCTTCTGCTAAGCTTGGCGTCAACCTGGCGGATTTTGTAATATCCCAATGCGCTCGCCGCCCCCAGGGCGAGTAAATTAAGAATCAACAAAATATAGACAAGCGCACCAGCTCCACCGGTTTTAACCTTCAGTTTCTTTGCCACTTCCGATGCCCCGATTTTCTCAAGCTGTATTGCTGCATATGCACATTCATTGGAATCGGGGAAATTATTGACAATATCTTTGTATATAATACAGGCTTCTCCAACTCTATTCTGCTCATAATGCAAACTATAAGCTTTTGAGTATAGTTCGAGAGGTGATTCAGCCATTGTCTTTCTTTTCTCCTTTCTCCAAATTCTTCTTGGAGAGAAACACTGTAGATGCTATATCATTTTTTGTCTGCGCTTTTTTAGATCGCCCCGGAGGAGAGGCCGACAAATTAATAATTATATCGTCGGATGCCTTGATGATCACCGGTTTATCTTCATCGGATTTTTCTTTATCCCTGTTCTTGTCACCGCGAGCGCGGTCAAGATCGCTCTGGGGTATGTATGAGGTGACCTCCGTATCCTTCGGTGGTTGTAGTGAACCCTTCAATTCAACGGTATCGGAAATTGAACGGATAATCTGCGTTTGAGTAGGATCGTCTTTTTCGGAATTGACAATAATTTCATTTGAATCTTGAGCTTTTTGGGATTCTTTATGTTTCCTGAGTTCCTTTTGCCGGATAAAATCGGTTCTTGTCAAATCCTCTACGGGTACGCCTCGTGTCTGTTCCGGGGCACCCTCTCCAGACACCGGCGAATTGATAACAACCTCATCATCTTCTCCAACCGCGATCGATTGCTCTTTATGGATGGCGGTCGTTCTTGCCTCCCCCCGCGCAAAAGATACGGATTCAGATGATGCATACGGCCCATTTTTAATATGGTTCTGAAGGATATCAGCAATTTTGCCTGCTTCATCAAGAGATTTTCGATATTCCTCGATACGAGCGAACATTCCCGTATACAGGTTTTTCATTTCGCAATTCATACAATTCCAGGCATCTTCAAAGGCATTTTTCACCTGTACCAGAGCGACCGTCCGTTTCCGGGTGTGACCGCAGAAGACGGGATAATTGACACTTCGACACGCACCTCTCTGTGTGGTATATCTTTCTTTCGCAACTAGTTCGTCTAATATACCACCATCTTTTGCCGGACCCAATTCTACCCAGGGAGTTTCTTTAAGGTCCCACGCATCCTTGATAAATGCATTAATTTGAAGTAATTCCCGTTCATTAAGATAAAGTACCTTAACAACAATAATATCCCGACACTCAATAAGATAATTAGATTCGGTAATTTCTTTATCAGGATTATTCATTTTCGATTGAATAATCGAGGCAATCAGGTCGCCGGGAAGAGATACGCTATAATTCAGAGCATATATCTCTTTCACCGAATGAAAGATTTCGACCATCTCCTTTGCATACATTTCGAATCGGGATTTCAGCGATGAATAATTGTTTTCAATTGAATTCAGCGTTTCGATAGCAAGCCCCAGAGAGTCCAGCTGCTTAGGGCTAACGCCGTATTTGTCGAAAACTGCCCTTTCATTCATATATTCACTCCTTTTGCCGTTTTACGTAGTGCCGATTTTTATGCCGAACAGCAAATATCACGGCATGTGATAGGATGCCGGTTGCTTTCATATACAATTAGTATACAATATGCATCGTTCAATATACAGCAGGGATGATCAAAATATGTATAGTATTATACCAGATATTATTGTATAATACTTACACTCCTTCAGCATTGAAAAAAGTTGCAAAATCCATGCCATGCTGTTCGAGGCATAATTGTTGCATAATCAATTTTACTCGACAGGAAAAATCTGTACAGAATTCATCCTGATTAAAGGTATGAGAAAAAATTTTTATTTCCATATCTTATTTTATTGCGGGCGAGTATGACAATCCTTTATAAATAGCTTGCTTATCGGGCCAACCCATAACATAATTTTATTTAAAAGAGCCCAGAGAGAGTGATTGAATGGCGATTCTGATATTACAACGCGATAATAAAAAAGTTGGCGCCTATGTTATGGACAAGACCATAGTTACCATCGGCCGCGGCCATGATAATACTATTTCCATTGCAAATGAAAGCGTATCACGCCACCATTGCAGGATTGAAAAAACTGATGAAGGATACGCGATTACCGATCTTGGCTCACTTAATGGAACATATGTCAATGATAAGCAGATTAAACGTTCTCCCCTTACCTTTGGTGACAAAATCCAGATCAGTACCTACTCGCTTGTTTTTAAAAAGGATGAAGAAAATGAGCAGGAAGGAACTGCTGAAGAAAAATCCCCGGAAAATGATTCACCAGCCCTCCGGGAGCGGGAAGCTTCGGGTTCCAGCAAATCTGTCGCGGATCCGCTTGAGCATGTCAAATCGTTTTCCGGTTCTCCCGAAGAAGCACCTTTCCATCACGGAGGAGATAACGATTTCTCGATTAAAAGCGAACTTCTCAGCTCAGAGCTGCTTCTGGTAAACATAAGCATCCAGGGATCTGTCGACCAGGAAAATACCAAAGAACTAAAACGGGTTTTTGAAGGTCTTTTCAGAGACGGAACGTTCAATGTTCTTATCGATTTGAGCAGAGTGACCTCAATCGGCAGCACAGGATGGGGTATCCTGGTAAATCAACTGAAAAAGGCTAAAGACGACCGCCGGATAATTGTTCTGGCTGATATGTCCCCGAAAATCGAAGAGCAATTTGAGCTTTTGGCACTCGATAATCTTTTTGATTGTTACCCCAGTGTGAATGAAGCCCTGACAGACCTTCATCAAAAACTCTTTGCCGCTGCCCCACGGGAGAAACCAACCCTCATGGCACCTCCCAAAACTGAAACAATAGGGGAAGCAGCTTTTGTATCGCCTCTTGCTGAAGAGCCCCACTCGATTGAAGAGGAAGCGCAAAAAGAATCTACTGAAGAACCTGACCGGGAACCGACAGATGATCTTCAGTCTCAGTCGGTATCGCCGCAACAATCCGTCGAAACCGCACCGAAAGAAGAGATCGATAAGCAAAACCTTCCGGTGCATGATAAAATTAAAATGATTATCCTCGAAAACCCCTTTTTCGAAGACAAAGAGATCAGATTACGTCTTGCTTCGCCTGAGTATGGGAAAGTAAAAATCGGCAGGTTAAAATTCAGATCAATGCTCAAGACCATGAACCTGGAAACACGGGAAAAGCGATACCAGTATTTCAAAATGATGTAAAGCAGGTTATTCAGCCTTTTCTCCCCTTACTGGTATACTCTCTTTCAAAAAACTATTTTAAATCGATGAAAAGCAAGAATGACAATCAGACTTCACCATGCACACGCTGCGAAGCCCGTTGTTGCAAACACATAGCGCTTCAAATAGAAACACCCTCCTGCAAACGGGATTATGACAATATCCGGTGGTTCCTTCTCCATAAAAATGTAAAAGTATTTAAAGACCACGACAATGAATGGCTGATTGAATTCAGTACAGAGTGCGAAAACCTCTTAAATAATCATCGCTGCGGCGATTATGAGAATCGCCCGAAAGTCTGCCGCGATTATCCCGGGAACGAAGAGACATGTGAATCCGACGATGATTGCTCTCCCTACAAACTCCTGTTTAGCTCCGCCCGGCAATTTGAAGAATATCTGGATAAAAAGAAAATCAACTGGCGATGGAAAAATCAGCAATAAGACCCGAACTGAAGTTCGGGGCACACAGAGACGATCGGTAACACCCGAACTTAAGGCAGGGGCAGATAGGGAGGTTTCAAAACCGGACTATAGAAAATTGACGATATTTCCGAATGCGAGGTAGTCGAGAATGGTACTTCGGTGAAGATGGAAATATTCTTCCTGCTTTTTGTATTCCAATGGATTTTTCACTAACAGTGATTCGCCGTCACCGCCGTCGTCACCATTGTTCAAGAGAAACAATTCATTATAACCAAAGGCTTTGCGAAAAAGATGGAATATGAACAGAATAATCTTTGCATTGGCGCCTAGATTTTTCTTCCAGATATGACGGATTTCTCTGTCGGTGACACCCATTTCGATCGCCCATTCGGTCACATAATTCGGTGATTTCTCAAAAAGTACCTCTGTTGAGGTTGAGAGCGATTTCCTGCGGTCGTTTGAATGCAGAGGATTGATTATATTCAACAGAGCATTATGATTCACTGTTTTAACAAGTTCTTCCAGATCTATCTTACCCGATTTTTCTAAAAGATCCATGGCGCCGTATTTTCCCACCAGAAAACCCTTTTTTGATGACGCCGTACCGGTGAGGACAATAAAAGAGGTATGTTTGTAAAAATTCTTAATCAGATAAAATTCATCGTTATTGATATCGCCGAGTCCCAGATCAAAAATGCACACATGAAAACGATCGGGGGAATTAAGAAGAGCCGACGCCTGCCGCGTTGATGAGGCGGTATTGATATTAAATATTCTGAGCATATCGAAGGTTTCACGAAGTACCTCAATTACACCGGGGTCATCATCAACCAGAAGCACATTGACTGTTTTATCTAAAAAGTAGTATGGAGACAACGCTTGCGGCATGTGTTTACCTTTTAAGTGCCTGAAACAAAATCCTTCACCAATGTGGCGACTACCGGACTTTCATTATTATAGCATTATGTATTTTAATTTTGCAATTGCAAACGATGGAGAAGTATGAAAAGAGAGACTAATAAAGCCGAGGAATTTTTCAATACCGGCAATGAATGGCGTAAAACAGGTAACTATGAGAAGGCGATAGAAAACTACAAAGCTGCACTTGATATTCAACCCGATTTCTTTGCAGCCCACGCCAACTGTGGCGCAGCGCTCAGTGAACTTGGGTATTTTTCCAAAGCACTGCACCATTTCACCGAAGCGGTGCGGATCAAACCCGATCTTCCCGAAGCTCATAACAATTTAGGCCTGACCCTCCTCCGTACCGGTTCCATCGATAAAGCGATCGATCATTTTCGCAAGGCGATTGCACATCGCCCCCATTCTGCAGCAATATACACCAATCTCGGAAAAGCGCTTGAACAAAAAGGGCGTTATAAAGAAGCAGAAGCACAATTTAACCGTGCGATTCATTATGATGGGAACTTTGTTCCTGCCTATATCGGCCTCGGAAACACCTTTGCCTGTCAACGAGTGTTCACCAGAGCAAAAGAAGCGTTCTACCGCGCTCTTAAACTAAAACCATCCAGCGCCGATGCCTGGTACGGGTTGGGAACCTTGATGAGAGAGCAGCACCATCTCGATGAATCTGTTATGTGTTATAAAAAAGCGATCGGATACAATCCTCGGTCAGTCATGGCGTTGAACAACTGTGGCGAGGCCCTTCAGGAATCAGGGTGTATCGATGAGGCCGAATCATTGTACGACAAAGCATTGCAAATCGATCCTCATTGCGAGATTGCATACGGTAATAAAATTTATTGTATGAATTATAATCCCCGATATTCCCCCCAGCAGATTTTTGAAGCCCACCAACGGTGGGGAGAAATTTTCGGGACCGCTGCCCCTCTGGTTACCTGTCATCAAAACGACCGGTCTCCAGAAAAAAAGCTTCGGGTCGGGTATGTTTCTCCGGATTTCTGCCGCCACCCGGCATCATATTTTTTCGAGCCCCTCTTTACATGCCGTAGCAAAGAACAGTATGAGATCTACGGTTATTCTCAAACAACCCGTGTCGACACACGCACCGAATACTTTCAATCTCTTGCGGACCACTGGCTCGATATTACAGAAATGTCCGATCAGCACCTGGCATGCAAAATTCTGGAAGACCGTATCGATATTCTGGTCGACCTCGCCGGCCATACTGCCGGCAACCGCCTGCGTGTCTTTGCACCAAAACCTGCACCAATTCAGATATCTTTTCTCGGATATCCAAATACGTCGGGAGTTCCGGCTGTCGACGTCCGGTTTACAGACGACATTGCCGACCCGGAAGGCAGTGATAATTTATATACCGAATCGCTCGTGCGCCTGAAATCGGGGTTCTGCTGCTATGCCCCACCGGATTTTGCTCCTCCGGTTTCTCCTCTGCCCGCAGTGGAAAATGACTTTGTCACCTTCGGTTCCACCCACAGTCTTTCACGGCTTAATTTTGAGGTCCTTAATTTATGGGGAGAAATACTTCGTGCCGTGCCGCATTCAAAGCTTTTAATTCTCAGAAACACGCTAAGTGAAAATATTCAACAACGATACAAAGCTACATTCAAACAACTGGGTATCCCATTAGAGCGGATCATTCTGCAGAAGAAAATTCCGGGCGCGGGTCATCTGGCCGCATACCACCATATCGATATCGCGCTGGATACATACCCCTGGAGCGGGCATACCACCGCATGCGAAGCCCTTTGGATGGGTGTTCCGGTTGTGACCTTACTCGGGAACCGTCATGCAGGCCGGATGGTGGCCAGTGTCGTGACCAGGGCCGGATTTCCTCAACTGGTTGCCCGGTCTCGTGAGGATTATCTGCAGAAAGCCCGGGAACTGTCGCAGGACATACCCGCACTTTCATCACTCCGTTCAAAGGCCCGGGAAACCATGAGCAAATCCACCCTGTGCAATGGACCGCAATTTACTCAAGCGGTCGAAAATGAATACCGGGTTATGTGGCGGAAGTGGTGTTCAGACCGGGAGGAGTCCCCAGAAGCGGAATAAATTCGTACTCGATAACATCGGCCAGCGCAACCCAGTCATCCTGCTTTTGAAGCACATACATTGTTTCGAGGGAATATAATATCTTTTTAATGCCCTGTTCCGGGAATATCCCTGAGCGCAGATAGTCCTGTACCATCCGGTATCCGGTATTCAGCAGTGATGCAGCGTCGGCATAATCCCCGATCCGGGCCCGATAGGCGGCGTCGGCAAGATGATTCCGTACCTCGGAAAAAGATTTTTGTGAAGATTTAATTCTCATGAGTTTTGCTCTCTTTCATATATTAAATATATTATTCGTAGTGATGATGGGGTTAATTCGGATGATCTCAACAGAACATGAATGATAGAGAGGTCGGTTGAAACGGGCCTTTAGTGGTCCATTTCCTGCAAGGCAGTTGCGTGAA
Proteins encoded in this window:
- a CDS encoding FHA domain-containing protein, with protein sequence MAILILQRDNKKVGAYVMDKTIVTIGRGHDNTISIANESVSRHHCRIEKTDEGYAITDLGSLNGTYVNDKQIKRSPLTFGDKIQISTYSLVFKKDEENEQEGTAEEKSPENDSPALREREASGSSKSVADPLEHVKSFSGSPEEAPFHHGGDNDFSIKSELLSSELLLVNISIQGSVDQENTKELKRVFEGLFRDGTFNVLIDLSRVTSIGSTGWGILVNQLKKAKDDRRIIVLADMSPKIEEQFELLALDNLFDCYPSVNEALTDLHQKLFAAAPREKPTLMAPPKTETIGEAAFVSPLAEEPHSIEEEAQKESTEEPDREPTDDLQSQSVSPQQSVETAPKEEIDKQNLPVHDKIKMIILENPFFEDKEIRLRLASPEYGKVKIGRLKFRSMLKTMNLETREKRYQYFKMM
- a CDS encoding YkgJ family cysteine cluster protein; protein product: MKSKNDNQTSPCTRCEARCCKHIALQIETPSCKRDYDNIRWFLLHKNVKVFKDHDNEWLIEFSTECENLLNNHRCGDYENRPKVCRDYPGNEETCESDDDCSPYKLLFSSARQFEEYLDKKKINWRWKNQQ
- a CDS encoding response regulator, which codes for MPQALSPYYFLDKTVNVLLVDDDPGVIEVLRETFDMLRIFNINTASSTRQASALLNSPDRFHVCIFDLGLGDINNDEFYLIKNFYKHTSFIVLTGTASSKKGFLVGKYGAMDLLEKSGKIDLEELVKTVNHNALLNIINPLHSNDRRKSLSTSTEVLFEKSPNYVTEWAIEMGVTDREIRHIWKKNLGANAKIILFIFHLFRKAFGYNELFLLNNGDDGGDGESLLVKNPLEYKKQEEYFHLHRSTILDYLAFGNIVNFL
- a CDS encoding tetratricopeptide repeat protein translates to MKRETNKAEEFFNTGNEWRKTGNYEKAIENYKAALDIQPDFFAAHANCGAALSELGYFSKALHHFTEAVRIKPDLPEAHNNLGLTLLRTGSIDKAIDHFRKAIAHRPHSAAIYTNLGKALEQKGRYKEAEAQFNRAIHYDGNFVPAYIGLGNTFACQRVFTRAKEAFYRALKLKPSSADAWYGLGTLMREQHHLDESVMCYKKAIGYNPRSVMALNNCGEALQESGCIDEAESLYDKALQIDPHCEIAYGNKIYCMNYNPRYSPQQIFEAHQRWGEIFGTAAPLVTCHQNDRSPEKKLRVGYVSPDFCRHPASYFFEPLFTCRSKEQYEIYGYSQTTRVDTRTEYFQSLADHWLDITEMSDQHLACKILEDRIDILVDLAGHTAGNRLRVFAPKPAPIQISFLGYPNTSGVPAVDVRFTDDIADPEGSDNLYTESLVRLKSGFCCYAPPDFAPPVSPLPAVENDFVTFGSTHSLSRLNFEVLNLWGEILRAVPHSKLLILRNTLSENIQQRYKATFKQLGIPLERIILQKKIPGAGHLAAYHHIDIALDTYPWSGHTTACEALWMGVPVVTLLGNRHAGRMVASVVTRAGFPQLVARSREDYLQKARELSQDIPALSSLRSKARETMSKSTLCNGPQFTQAVENEYRVMWRKWCSDREESPEAE